CGCCTGCCATATTATAACCGATAACTTTACTTTTTGCTCTACTTTCTGCCGGTGCCGCCATTAACGAAGTTGCAATTAAATCTTCATTGGTTTCTATAGCTTTTAAATTTTTAGGAATTGCAGTTGATAAACTTTCTGCAGTTGTTTCTGTATCAGATGTTTCTTGTGTTGTTGTTTTTGTTTTGTCCGATGAATTACAAGAAATCAATAATCCTGTAAGAATGAATGCGGTGATAAGGTGTTTCATGGCTTGCGATTTTAAGATTATAATTGATTTAGAAAGATACGGATTTAAGAAGATTTCTGGAAGCGGGAATTGGCAATAGCATTTTTATTCGATAATCGAGATTTAAATGCTCCGAGGCTTGTCTCGAAATGAAAATATTTCTTCCTATAAATGCCTCATGGGCTTGCCCTGAGGATATTTATTTTGTATCTCTTCAAACTTAACTTAGGTTTTCTTTGGAAGAACAAATGTTAGGCTTTTTTTAAACATTTCTATAAACTTTTGGGTCCTCATTTTCATAATCTTCATCTACATTCATAATTAAAGTCCTACTTATTCATCAGGTGTTTTACGTAATGCTTTATTCCATCTTATATGCGTCTCTACTTTCAATTAAAAACTCGAAGTTTCTATATTTTCTTATTTTTTTTGTGTTCAATTCGGTTAGTAATTTTTTTCTAAAATTTTCATCTTTAAGTTTTTCTAACATTGAACTATTCTCAAAATATTCTAATTGAATTAGTAGTCTTCTAAAAAATTCTTTTTCAAAATCTTTCGAAATCAGACCATTGTAATAGTCTATTAAATCATGTTTTTCTATGGGTTTATAAAATACAAATCCATCAAATACATTTTTGTACTTGAGTTCATTTTTTGTTGGTTGTAAATCGAAAATATCGTTTCCGAAAATTGAATTATTAAAATCGAAACCATTATCTTCAGTATTCAAATATTTGAATGTAGCATCCCATTTTCCATCTTGAATAAGTTTGTAAGACCAATCATTATCTTTTCTGAAAAAAATAGGACGATTGATTAAAATACTTACGGCTTTATGTCCAAAATAGTCAGATAGATATTTCCCAGCGTTTTCCACAATTTCGCCATTAGGAGTAATTAAATGTGTTTTATAAGCGTGTCTGAAATTCAAGATGATTAGTGCTTTTTTATTATTAGCGGATTTTATTTTTTTGTATTGGTTAATAATATTTTGAGCTATTAAACTATCTCTTGGCTCAATTTCAATTTCATATTCCCTTGCGTAATCTTCAACACTTTTTACTTTCTTCCAGTCAAATTCAGAATCGGAAGGGTAAAGTGAGATTTGATTTTCAGAGCTGTTGTTAATATCATATATAGTTCTTAAAAAATAATGATAACTATATCTTTCCCAAATAGGATACATTTCAGAATTCTGTTGATATTCATTAAGTTTTTTTTCTAAATAAATACTATCCAAATTACGTGTCTTTAGAAATTTGGTTATTTCTGGTTGAAGATTAACAACTCCAATTTCTGTGAATACGTTCCTTATATTTTCTTTGAAATAATTGTCGGATAAAATTTCTTTTATCAATTCATATTGTGAAATTTCACTATGGTCTCTTTCGCACAGAATTACAATGTCGTGTTCCTTAAACTGTTCCACGATGTAATCTTTAGCAGATTTCTTTTCTACTTTTTGTAAAAAATCGATATATGGTTTAATTTCAGAATTTTGGGAAAAGCTAAAAAGTGGCAATAGAAATATTATTAAAATGCTTTTCATCATTTGTATTCGGTTTTTTTACATTGCGTACAGCTAATAAAAATATACATAATAAAGGTGTATGTCAATCATTTAAAATTTATTGTTTTAGCGTATCCGCTTCCCTAAATTCAATACTTTTATCCTTTAAATAATCCCATAATTCTACCGTGTTCCCGGCTTGGGATAGTTCTAAAAAGTCTTCTTGAGATATGCAATAGGTAAGAAATCCGTCCATATGTATTTCAGGGATATGAAAACTATCGGACATAGATTTTTTTGAAAATTTAGAGATGATTTCTTTCTCCAATTCCATTTTTTCATCACGTTCTACCCTCTCTTCTAACGATTTTGTTCTGCCAGAAACACGGTTCATTATTTTGTGGGTATTTATGCTAACCGAAATAAATGCATGACTTAGAATCTCATTAATTTTTCCGTAGTTATCTATAGTGGCCAAACTTATATATTTACCTCGGTCGGCTTCTAAAAGTAGACGTTCGCTATGCGTCATTTTAACTAAATCTGCATTGGGCAAACCTAAAGAAGAAGAAGTAACTGCGGGGTCCAGGGCTAAGCGTTCTATATCCAAATCTATTTTACCCGTTAAATTATATGGGGTAACGGTAACTTCACTTAAATCAATAACGTTGTCCGAAAGGGTTATAATGATAGATTTTGATTCTAAAATTTCATCAGTAACACTAATGTCTTTTGGAAGGTATTGAACAGCAGTAAACCTTATAATATCTTTTAATTTAACGGTTATAGAAAACCTACCTAAGGAATCCGTAATTGTAGATATCTTAGAATTAAGATTAACGATTAAAATATCGGAAACTTCATTATTTGGGCTTTTCACACTCCCATTTAATAGGGTAGTGCTGTCTTGACAAAAACCAAAAGAACAAGACATTACAATAAGTAGTATAATTTTTAAATACTTCTGCAATAGGTGTTATTTAGGTTCAATAATAATTGGTTTTTCCGTATGAAAGTTGACCATAATTATGTGCCTTAAAGCAACATTATCAACAATATAGAATTTTATATTTGAAGAAAAACGCTACTTAACTTTTTGTTAGGGAATACGGTATGGTATGGAATGAATAAAAAAAGCCCATCTATTAATGATGAGCTCTGTCTCTAATGTAATGATTCTTTTAGTTGGTATTAGTTTAGATAATCCAATGTATTTACCATTTCAAATTTTGGACTCCTGTTTATAAATTCACGTAACATTGCGGTATGTGCAGAGCCCATAATAATAAGAACTCTGTCTGCCTTTTTCATTTTTATTCTGTTAAGATTCGAAAATATTCTCATGTTACGTTGGTAGAATAGGGCAGCTTGGTCAGCACCTACAAAATTGTCATCTATACCTACATAAAAAAGTTTGTCTGCGTTAGTATTTAAAGAATAGTCCAGCATTACCGGATGGTTCGTTAGTTTTATTTTCTCAAGTAGCGATAAACTATCGAAGTTCTTATTAAGAGCATCTAACTCAGGGTGCTCTTTTAATGGATTATTCGTAATCTCCAAATAAGTTTCAGCATCAATGGCATTGGTAAGTTCAGGACTGTTTTCAATAAAATCTCCCACGCTATAATTGTACCCAATGTAGTTATCAATACCGTATACTTTTTTTAGTCCGTTTATTCTGGCAACATCATAACCCACCATGCCTAATTCACCATATTCCGTATCAAGCTTATCTGGGTTTTTAAGGAAATTTTGATATGCCTCATTTATTTTATCATCAATTTCTGGGGTATATTCCAAGCAAATAATAGTAGGTTTAAATTGTGAAAGTAACTTAGATAGCTCACGTACTTCTTCTTGTTCTTTTGCATTGTTTTCGTCGAAATCTACTTTAGTGGCATCACTTGTTGTTCCAAAATGAAAAAAACCAACATTTAAAACTTGTATTTTGTCGGTTTTTTTTGGTGCTACTGTACTTGCATTTTCAGTTAATTCAGGTGTAGTGCCATCTGTGCAGGCCAGTAAAGAAAGGGAAAGGATAAAAATGAGTTTCTTCATAAAAACATTAATTTTTTATTGTTGTTGGTTGGTTATAAAGACTTATAAAAATCGAATAAAAATAGTTATAACCTATATCATTTCTATAAGAATTTTATTAATCTGGTTAAGGTGATTTGTAGGCTTTTCTAAAATTGCAACGCAACTTTCCGTTTTCGTATGTGCGCGCAGTAAAAGCTTATTGCTTGCCAGCTGACTAAGCAGGTATACACAAACCTTTCGGTTTAGATCTCATGTCAGCATTACATTTAAGTTTTGTAAAACGTTATCTTTCAAGATATTCATCAATCCTTGCTCTATTTGTCAATTTATAAACGATATTTTTTCCGTCTTTGAGTTTTACTAAAAAACCTCTTTCTTCCAAATCAGTTAAATCTCTACTGGCTGTTTGCCTTACAACATCATGTTTGGAAGAATAAGCTTGTATTGTTATTTCTGATATCGGTTTAATGAATAAATATGAAAGTAAGTCCGCTTGTCTTTTATTAAAATCACTTTTCACTAATTCATACATGAGTTCTGAAGCTCTCTGTCTTTCCGCTCTTTTTTTATCTCTATAATTCACTAAGTTTTGAAAAGCAACTCGTAAGCTTTTCATAGAATACATTATAAAATAAGTTAAATCATTTTCATCGTTTTCTGTCCGTAAAAAAGCTTTGTCGTAACTGGTTCTCGAATTAAGAATGGCTTTTGAGATTGAAATATGTTTTAGAAGGGTATATCCTTTTTTAATCAAATACCAATAAAATAATGCTCTTGCCGTTCTACCGTTTCCATCTCCAAAGGGATGAATATAGCCAATCATGAAATGTAGTACTGAAGCTTTTATGATAGGGTGAATAAAATCTTCTTCATTGTTTATGAAATAGATTATGCTTTCTATTAAATTATCAACTTCTTCATGTTTTGGAGCTGTAAATGCAATTTCTCCATCCACATGGTCTTTTACATAAACCGGATGGTCTCTAAACTTTCCGGCATATTTACTTGCCTCGGTTTTGGTTGTCATCAATTCATGAATTTCTAAAATCAACTGAGTTGATAAATCTTCATCTAAACGGTTTTCAATTTCTCGGATTGCCCGAAAGTTGTTGATTATCATTTGTTCCGACTCATTTCTTGGCTTTCGTCCAGATTTCAACATATCACGAGCGACATCTGTCGTTGTGGCTGCTCCTTCTATTTGGGATGATGCTATCGCTTCTTCTACCAGAGAATTCTTGAAATATTCTTGTTGGTCTTGAGGCGTGATAGAATTTTTATAAAGACCTCCAATCAGTTTTAAATCAAAAAGATGTAAATCTTTTTGTATATATGAAGTTAAATTATAAGTAAATTTATGGTTATGGAAGTAAAGACTTTTTCCAGAAATTTTTCTATGTGTTTTAACCATTTTCCATGCGCTCTCTGGACTATCGAATGGCATGTTGGGTCTGTGTTTGATTTCAGACCAATAGAAATATCTTTTGTCCGCTTCGTGAAGAAAAGGTAGGATATCATCATTACCAATAGAGTCGATATAATCTGTATAATCTATATCAAACTGGGGCGGCATTTCTATTTTCATGTCACTACATGTTAAATTTAACCTCTAATTTAACACGTTATAACAGATATTTGAAGTTTTTTACTTGATTTTTCTAAAAAAGTTGATGTTTTTTAATGAATGGCAACGCAGCGCTATGACAGATTACATATAGTGACTTGATATGTTGGGTTGTTTTCTTCCGTTAAGCGTCGTATTGGGCAAAAGATCGCTTATCCTACGGTTTTATGTAATCTGTCATAGCGCTGCGATAATGTTGCATTTCCCTTTGTGCGGGCGACATCTACGCTAGTAGTGGGCAAGTTGGGGCGTTGGCAAACAAGATGTAGCATATAGGGTCGACGTAGGAGAATGCAACATCATCGGTCTAGTGTATGATTTCGTTGCGTGTTTAAGCACTAAATTTAGCAAATAAATCACAGATAGAAAGTCCGCAAGGACTTTCGTAAATAGGCTATAACTAGTAATGAATTATACACATTGTGCCTGTTGCACAAGATATAAAAAATATCGAGCTCTGATCCTTGCCGATCGGACATTTGATCGTAACTTGTTGTATGCAGGGAAAAAAGGAGTACCAGGAGAAGCTTTTCGCTAGTTTCCAACTTAGTGAACGTATACCGAAGAACAATTTTTACAGGCGTTTGGGATCCGCCCTTGATCTTGGTTTCCTCTATAAGTTGACTCGGCCCTATTATGGGGAGAGCGGTCAAAAGAGCATAGACCCCGTGGTGTTCTTCAAGCTTTGTCTGGTGGGTTATCTGGAGAACCTTATCAGCGACCGTAAACTGATTGCGCATTGTTCGATGCGCTTGGACATTCTTTATTTCATAGGCTATGACATTGATGAGGAACTTCCATGGCACAGTACCATAAGCCGTACACGCCAACTGTTTCCAGAGTCCGTTTTCGAGGAAGTGTTCACGAATATTTTACAGTTGTGTATAGAAAAGGGAATGGTAAGTGGTCATACCCAAGCGATAGATTCGGCACCGGTAAAGGCGAACGCGAGTATGGATACCTTGGAACTGAAAGTGCCCGAGGAAGAACTAAAGGAGCACTTGGTGCGGATACGGGCGATCAGCGCCATGGACAGGGAAGTGCCACACCGTAAGTCCAAGGATAATAAAGCGGATAAGGGCGATCGTAGTATTACCGCAAGTGGAAAGGAGCTGAATGCGATAAAGAGCCGTAACAAGAAGTGGGCGAAGGATCAGGATCAAAGACCCGGTGCAGGTAATAAAGGTGCGAAGTACACCAGTAACAAAACACATTATAGCCCAACGGACCCCGATGCCAGGATAAGTGTGAAACCCGGCAAGGCCAGAAAGCTGAACTATCTTTCTCAACTTAGTGTTGACACGGCGCATCATGTTATAACCGACATCAGGGCGTACCATGCAGATGGAAAGGATAACCAGCAATTACAGGATATCGTACAACGCTTGCAAAGAAGATTATGGCAACAAGGTCTGGTATTTGAAAACTGCGTGGCCGATACGGGGTATAGTAGCGGGGAGAACTATGCATTTCTGGAAAACCAAGGGCTAAAAAGTTTCATTCCACCGCATGGCACCTATAAAGGTGGTCCCGATGGGTTTACGTACATCAGGGAACACGACAATTATCTATGCCCACAGGGCAAGGTGATCCCTTTCAAAAAAGTGTTCCTTGACAGCCGGACCAAGACCAAAAAGAAGGCGTACCGCGCGTCGAGCAAGATCTGCAAGGGCTGCTCGATCATGGAAAGCTGCCTTGGAAAGGTCAACGAGAAACAGTTCTCGGTCACGTATTATCGGGCGGAATACGAACGGAACATCGCAAGGGTCGAGAGCCCACAGGGCAGGTATATGAAGGGTAAACGACAAAGCACCGTAGAACCCGTTTTCGGTACCCTCACCCAGTTCATGGGCATGCGCAAGATAAATACGATAGGTCTGGAACAGGCCAACAAGGTGATGCACCTCTCCGCAATCGCCTATAACCTTAAGAAGTACCTGAAATTTGAACTGAAACGTTCAAATAGTGGGCTAGCAAAGCTTGCTTTTAAGGTCTTTATAAAAAGTACTGTCCAAGATATGTTTTCAGTATTCCTAAGGCATCAAAAAGTGACATTCTAATACTGAACCGGTAATAATAAAACCTCTTAAAGAGGCTTTATTATGTTGATTTTATTCAGAATTTAAGCTTGTGCAACGGTTACCGTTGTTAGCAAAAGTATTTTTTTTATACCCAGATTACGTTTCGCAAGACTAATTGCGTTCAGCTTTTAAAATTCTTTTTTCCATTACGATTCCATAATATTCGTAAAATCTTTTGCACGTTTGGCTCGTTTAGTTTTTCCATTCTGACTGCGCAAACTTTGCGTTTTACTTTTCAATTCCAACAGCGCAACGTTTATAAATTCCGATTGCGTACAGTTTTTAATTCCGATTGCGTATTGTACTTAAAACACAGATTTTCCTTAAAAAAAATTTCGTTTAGCCAGCTCGATTCCAGTTCAGATTTTGACGTTCCTGAATATTTTTGCTAACAATTTTATATATAACATATGTTATATATACCTCCAATATAAGAAATATATCACATATGTTATATATATCTTTTATATGACTTTAATTCAATAATGCTATTTTAGAGAAAATCTTCAGATGTACATATAGTATCCGCACTATTAAGCGTAAAACCATTAAACGAACTTTTTTTTGCCGAGCTTATTTTTAAATAATTCAACTTAAAATAGACTTCTAAATGTAGATTCAGTTTTAAAATGATATGAAAAATATAGTAATACCTATTTTAAGAATAGGAGTATCACCTCTCAAAAATTTAAATAAAAACCAATCAATTCTTATTTAGAATAAATAAAAATAATTTATTTTTGCCATTGTTATTAAGATTAATATTTAAAAAATAAACATGAAAACCTTAACACAAATAGCTTTAACCGCCCTATTGTTTGTAAGCTTTACAGGTATAGCACAACAGAAGAACGAATTGTTGGACCGTAATTTCTGGAAAAGCAATCCTGATGTTGCCACCATAAAACAGAAAATAGCCGAAGGTAACGACCCAACTGTAATGGACTCCAATTCTTTTGACGCTACTACGTTGGCGATTACCAGTAAAGCCGATACCGAGGTCGTTAAATACTTACTATCCTTAGAAGGTAATGAGGTAGATAAGAAAACACATGATAGCCGTATTTATTTGCATTGGGCAAGTTATGCCGGTGATGCAGAATTGGTAAAATACTTATTGGATAATGGTGCTTCGGTTACCGCTTTGGATAGCCACCGCTATACGCCACTTACTTTTGGTGCAAATGCGGGACTTACAAACCCTGAAATTTATAAAGCTTTTGAGGCGAAAGGCGTTAACTTGGTCGAAGAGAAAAATGAACATGGTGCAAACCTTTTATTATTGGCAGCACCTTCTTTAAAGAATGAAGCAGATTTAAAATTCTTTTTGGATAATGGCTTGGCTTTAGATAGTAAAGATGAAGATGGAAACGGAATTTTTAATTACGCTTCTAAAAAAGGCAATATCGATTTTCTAAAATTGCTCGTTGAAAAGGGTGTGGATTATAAATCGTTGAACAATAAGGGTGGTAATGCTTTTATGTTCGCATCGCAAAGTGGTCGCGGTTTTAGTAATGGACTTCCGGTCTATGTTTACTTAAAAGGTCTAGGTTTGGAACCTAATATTGTAGAAACTAGCGGAAGCACACCTTTACACCGTTTGGCTTCTGGAAATAAAGATGCTGCAATTTTTGAACTTTTCCTAAAAGCAGGTGCAGATGTAAACCAAGCTGATGAAGAAGGGAATACGCCGTTCTTAAATGCCGCTGCTAGAAACGAGCTTGCAATAGTTCAACTGTTAGCTAAAGATGTGCAGGATTTTAATACCGCAAATAAAGCTGGTGAAACTGCATTAATGTTGGCCGCTCATGACAACAATTCAAAGGTTGTAGGGTTTTTAATTGAAAACGGTGCGGAAGTCAATGTCCAAGATGCTACAGGTAATACTGCTGCTTATTTCTTGGCAGAATCTTATACTAAAAGAAATGCAGATGCTTTTGATGCGAAACTGTCTTTGTTGACGTCTAAAGGATTAAAATTGAATGCCGTGCAAGGGGAGGGAAATACCTTATATCATGTTGCCGCTAAGAAAAATGACCTTGAGTTATTGAAAAAGATATCTGAATTTAATATCGACGTAAATGCGAAAAATGATGAGGGTATGACGGCTTTACACGTAGCGGCAATGAAGGCGGAGAATGATAAACTTCTTAAATTTTTACTAGCTAAAGGCGCCGATGCGCATAGTAAAACCGATTTTGAAGAGACTGTTTACGATTTAGCTAGTGAAAACGAAATGTTACAGAAAGGGAATACGTCATTGACTTTTTTAAAGCAATAGAAAAATCAAACCGATTATAAAGATGAAAAGATTTTTAAAAATTATTCCGGCAATAGTATTGGTTGGGTCATTGTTATCAGCATTTATCGTAGTTGATAAAACCACCGTAAAATGTCTTATTCAGTTAACCAATTATTCTGGTGAAGGTGCCTATTTAATCGTATCTATCGTTGACACCGATAATGAATATGTGGAAACCTTGTACGTACAAGGTAAAGACAATGAATGGTACAGCGAAATTACCGAGTGGTGGAAATTTTATGGAAAAAACCGTCCAAATATTGATGCTATTTCGGGGGAAACCATAAGTGGAGGAGAACGTGCGTTAAATGTTTTGCAAATACCTAATGATAAAATAGATAAAGGCTACAACTTGCGTTTTGAAACCTCGGTGGAGGATCAAGGGTATTATGCAGATGATATTCAGTTTCCTTTGACTACGGAGAATTTAACAACCAAAGTTGAAGGAAAAGGATTTATCCGTTACGTACGCATGCTGCCTCAGTAATAGCTTTAAATTAAAAAGTCTTTGCGAGGAGCCTTTTAGCGACGAAGTAATCTGTCGATTAGTTGTGAATATGTGAGGTTTAGGTTATCATGTAATAGATTACTTCACTTTGTTCGTAATAACGTTTTACAGTTGTCATGTTATATATAGCGTAGCTGAAACAAGTTGTGTGATACCGACTTATATGTTCTCCACCGCGCTCCAAATAAGGCTTTAGTTTATATGTTTATTTTGCAATCACAATTAAACTTTCAGAGTATATTTAATTGATGCTCTGGAAGTTTTTAAATAGTACAAAACTACATTACTTCGTATGACCATTTCTATTTGGCGCTATAGCCATCTTACGCTTGCCCTGGTTTCTTCGCTGTTTTTAATAGTGGCTTCCGTAACAGGAATTATATTGGCAGTTGAACCCATTTCACACCAAGCAAAAGGCTATGCGGTTGAAAATTTAAATGAAGTCTCGCTGGCAACTGCTATCGATGCCTTAAAGAGTACCTATGATGAGGTATTAGGATTAGAAGTAGAATCTTCAGGATTTGTTAAGGCTTCTGTCCTAACCATGGAGATTGAAACCTTAGATGTGTACTTCAATCCAAAAACGGGTGAGCAATTGGGTGAAGTTAAAGAGCGACCCCACGTGTACACTTTTGCTACTAACGTACATCGTTCTTTATTTCTTAAAAGTATAGGTCGATTTTTTGTTGGTCTTATTTCGTTACTCTTGCTTATTATTGCAGTTACAGGTTTAATACTGTTAGCTAAGCGCCAAGGCGGATTCTTGAAATTGTTTTCAAAAGTCCATAAAGACTATTTTGAACTACGCTACCATGTGGTTTTAAGTAGATGGTTCTTTATTCCGATTGTGATCTTGGCATTTACCGGAGTGTATTTGTCTGCCGAGAAATTTAATTTATTGCCTAATGCAGTTGTTCAGCAAACAGAACTAGCAGTAAACAAAACTGTGCAGGAATACAAAAGTATTTTAGATATTCCTTTTTTTAAGGAAACGTCTTTGGCAGATATTCGTCAGGTAGAATTTCCTTTTTCAGATGATCCCGAAGAATACTACCTCATTGCTTTACAAAATAGGGAAGTAGCGGTAAATCAGCATACCGGTGAAATAGTAAGTAGTGGCGATTATCCTTTTGTAACCTTAGCTTCGCGATTAAGTTTGGTTCTACATACAGGAGAAGGTAACGTTATTTGGTCTCTTGTTCTTTTGCTTGCCAGTGCGTCTATTTTGTTTTTTATGTATTCGGGATTCGTAATGACCTTAAAGCGTAGAAAGAAAGGAAAGCGCATTGCCAAAATGACGGATAAAGATGAATGTGAGTTTGTCATTTTAGTAGGGTCGGAGAGTGGTACGGCATTCGATTTTGCACAACGTTTTTATAACGGATTAGTGCAAATAGGGAAAAAGGTCTATTTAACGGAACTTAATAAATACACCAACTATGCAAAAGTAAAAAATGTAATTGTGTTTACTTCAACCTATGGCAAAGGAGAACCACCGACGAATGCGCGTAAATTTTCAGCATTATTTTCAAAGATAAAGCAACCGAATATAACAGATTTTTCGGTTATTGGTTTTGGTTCTTTGGATTATCCCGATTACTGTCAATTCGCAATTGAACTTGATAATCAATTATCGGTAGCTGAAAACTTTAATCAGCAATTGCCACTTTTTAAAATTAACAAGTCCGATTTTAATTCTTTTGAACAGTGGATGATTCAATTTCACAACAAAGTCGGATTTACAATTCCCATAGAAAAACCACTTCTAAAAAAGAAGAAGTATAAGAAAATTGAATTCGAAGTTTTACAGCGAACGGACTTGAATGTCGATAATACATTTTTGCTGCGTTTACAACCAAAATCTAAAATTGATTTTACTTCTGGCGATTTATTGGCAGTTTTTCCAAATGATGATGAAATGGTACGTCAATATTCAATTGCCAAAATTGACGAATCTATTTTATTGAGTATTAAAAAACATGAACTTGGTAGGGGTTCTAATTTTCTCTTTAATTTAAAAGTAGGTGAAACTTTAAAAGCTGCAATAGAAGAGAACGAAGATTTCCATTTTTCCGAAA
The genomic region above belongs to Maribacter hydrothermalis and contains:
- a CDS encoding ankyrin repeat domain-containing protein, whose protein sequence is MKTLTQIALTALLFVSFTGIAQQKNELLDRNFWKSNPDVATIKQKIAEGNDPTVMDSNSFDATTLAITSKADTEVVKYLLSLEGNEVDKKTHDSRIYLHWASYAGDAELVKYLLDNGASVTALDSHRYTPLTFGANAGLTNPEIYKAFEAKGVNLVEEKNEHGANLLLLAAPSLKNEADLKFFLDNGLALDSKDEDGNGIFNYASKKGNIDFLKLLVEKGVDYKSLNNKGGNAFMFASQSGRGFSNGLPVYVYLKGLGLEPNIVETSGSTPLHRLASGNKDAAIFELFLKAGADVNQADEEGNTPFLNAAARNELAIVQLLAKDVQDFNTANKAGETALMLAAHDNNSKVVGFLIENGAEVNVQDATGNTAAYFLAESYTKRNADAFDAKLSLLTSKGLKLNAVQGEGNTLYHVAAKKNDLELLKKISEFNIDVNAKNDEGMTALHVAAMKAENDKLLKFLLAKGADAHSKTDFEETVYDLASENEMLQKGNTSLTFLKQ
- a CDS encoding Fic family protein; the protein is MKIEMPPQFDIDYTDYIDSIGNDDILPFLHEADKRYFYWSEIKHRPNMPFDSPESAWKMVKTHRKISGKSLYFHNHKFTYNLTSYIQKDLHLFDLKLIGGLYKNSITPQDQQEYFKNSLVEEAIASSQIEGAATTTDVARDMLKSGRKPRNESEQMIINNFRAIREIENRLDEDLSTQLILEIHELMTTKTEASKYAGKFRDHPVYVKDHVDGEIAFTAPKHEEVDNLIESIIYFINNEEDFIHPIIKASVLHFMIGYIHPFGDGNGRTARALFYWYLIKKGYTLLKHISISKAILNSRTSYDKAFLRTENDENDLTYFIMYSMKSLRVAFQNLVNYRDKKRAERQRASELMYELVKSDFNKRQADLLSYLFIKPISEITIQAYSSKHDVVRQTASRDLTDLEERGFLVKLKDGKNIVYKLTNRARIDEYLER
- a CDS encoding DUF2271 domain-containing protein yields the protein MKRFLKIIPAIVLVGSLLSAFIVVDKTTVKCLIQLTNYSGEGAYLIVSIVDTDNEYVETLYVQGKDNEWYSEITEWWKFYGKNRPNIDAISGETISGGERALNVLQIPNDKIDKGYNLRFETSVEDQGYYADDIQFPLTTENLTTKVEGKGFIRYVRMLPQ
- a CDS encoding PepSY domain-containing protein, whose protein sequence is MTISIWRYSHLTLALVSSLFLIVASVTGIILAVEPISHQAKGYAVENLNEVSLATAIDALKSTYDEVLGLEVESSGFVKASVLTMEIETLDVYFNPKTGEQLGEVKERPHVYTFATNVHRSLFLKSIGRFFVGLISLLLLIIAVTGLILLAKRQGGFLKLFSKVHKDYFELRYHVVLSRWFFIPIVILAFTGVYLSAEKFNLLPNAVVQQTELAVNKTVQEYKSILDIPFFKETSLADIRQVEFPFSDDPEEYYLIALQNREVAVNQHTGEIVSSGDYPFVTLASRLSLVLHTGEGNVIWSLVLLLASASILFFMYSGFVMTLKRRKKGKRIAKMTDKDECEFVILVGSESGTAFDFAQRFYNGLVQIGKKVYLTELNKYTNYAKVKNVIVFTSTYGKGEPPTNARKFSALFSKIKQPNITDFSVIGFGSLDYPDYCQFAIELDNQLSVAENFNQQLPLFKINKSDFNSFEQWMIQFHNKVGFTIPIEKPLLKKKKYKKIEFEVLQRTDLNVDNTFLLRLQPKSKIDFTSGDLLAVFPNDDEMVRQYSIAKIDESILLSIKKHELGRGSNFLFNLKVGETLKAAIEENEDFHFSENSKNSIFISNGTGIAPFLGMISKNATNNITMFWGGREKASMEIYNSVLEKEILNNENIQLFTSFSREGKKQYVQDVVFEQKELVLRTINQGGTIMICGSLAMQHNVLDVLENLLEGNKTISFETFEKSEQLKTDCY
- a CDS encoding IS1182 family transposase, with the protein product MQGKKEYQEKLFASFQLSERIPKNNFYRRLGSALDLGFLYKLTRPYYGESGQKSIDPVVFFKLCLVGYLENLISDRKLIAHCSMRLDILYFIGYDIDEELPWHSTISRTRQLFPESVFEEVFTNILQLCIEKGMVSGHTQAIDSAPVKANASMDTLELKVPEEELKEHLVRIRAISAMDREVPHRKSKDNKADKGDRSITASGKELNAIKSRNKKWAKDQDQRPGAGNKGAKYTSNKTHYSPTDPDARISVKPGKARKLNYLSQLSVDTAHHVITDIRAYHADGKDNQQLQDIVQRLQRRLWQQGLVFENCVADTGYSSGENYAFLENQGLKSFIPPHGTYKGGPDGFTYIREHDNYLCPQGKVIPFKKVFLDSRTKTKKKAYRASSKICKGCSIMESCLGKVNEKQFSVTYYRAEYERNIARVESPQGRYMKGKRQSTVEPVFGTLTQFMGMRKINTIGLEQANKVMHLSAIAYNLKKYLKFELKRSNSGLAKLAFKVFIKSTVQDMFSVFLRHQKVTF
- a CDS encoding DUF5694 domain-containing protein; this translates as MKKLIFILSLSLLACTDGTTPELTENASTVAPKKTDKIQVLNVGFFHFGTTSDATKVDFDENNAKEQEEVRELSKLLSQFKPTIICLEYTPEIDDKINEAYQNFLKNPDKLDTEYGELGMVGYDVARINGLKKVYGIDNYIGYNYSVGDFIENSPELTNAIDAETYLEITNNPLKEHPELDALNKNFDSLSLLEKIKLTNHPVMLDYSLNTNADKLFYVGIDDNFVGADQAALFYQRNMRIFSNLNRIKMKKADRVLIIMGSAHTAMLREFINRSPKFEMVNTLDYLN